A genomic window from Cytobacillus suaedae includes:
- a CDS encoding CapA family protein, producing MYFEREQAVSSTSVKSISEHSKKQSEFVFKSYSATISLAAVGDILIHGTVYKDAKTSTGYDFKPNIASVKHLLESPDITIANQETIIGGTEIGLSTYPMFNSPYEVADAFLDAGVDIVSIANNHTLDRGEKAVLNATSYFDKIGMEYVGGYRDQADKDRIRVLTRNGIRIAFLSYTYGTNGIPVPKGKEYLVNLIEPEKMKADIKVAKQVADVIAVSMHWGNEYQLFPNDEQKSLAKMLANEGVDLIIGHHPHVLQPMEWITTDDGRKTFVVYSLGNFLSGQVKNYKDIGGVLQINITKQLIDNNAVVTLHSPQFTPTYVTNKGVRRFQVVPLEAVATSGTRYSSSIFEEMDSHMKQWLD from the coding sequence ATGTATTTTGAGAGAGAGCAAGCAGTTTCTAGCACTTCAGTTAAATCAATATCAGAACACTCTAAAAAGCAGTCTGAATTTGTTTTTAAATCCTATTCTGCAACGATATCACTTGCTGCAGTTGGTGATATATTGATTCATGGCACTGTTTACAAGGATGCAAAGACCTCTACTGGCTATGATTTCAAACCGAATATAGCAAGTGTAAAGCACTTGCTAGAAAGTCCTGATATAACCATAGCAAATCAAGAAACAATCATTGGCGGAACAGAAATCGGCTTATCTACCTACCCTATGTTTAATAGCCCTTATGAGGTAGCTGATGCGTTTTTAGATGCTGGCGTCGATATTGTTTCCATTGCGAATAATCACACATTGGATCGCGGAGAAAAAGCAGTCCTCAATGCAACTTCCTATTTTGATAAAATTGGAATGGAGTATGTTGGGGGTTACCGTGATCAGGCTGACAAAGATCGAATCAGAGTCCTTACACGAAACGGTATCAGAATTGCCTTCTTATCTTATACGTATGGGACAAACGGGATACCAGTTCCTAAAGGAAAAGAGTATCTTGTAAATTTAATTGAGCCTGAGAAAATGAAAGCAGACATCAAAGTTGCAAAACAAGTAGCAGATGTAATTGCTGTAAGTATGCATTGGGGTAATGAATATCAGCTTTTTCCAAATGACGAACAAAAATCTCTAGCAAAAATGCTCGCAAATGAAGGTGTAGATTTAATTATTGGACACCATCCACATGTCTTACAACCTATGGAATGGATTACAACAGATGATGGTAGAAAAACTTTTGTCGTTTACTCACTAGGCAATTTCTTATCAGGACAAGTAAAAAATTATAAGGATATTGGTGGGGTCTTACAGATCAACATAACAAAGCAATTAATAGACAATAACGCAGTGGTAACGCTTCACAGTCCTCAATTCACACCTACTTATGTAACAAATAAAGGTGTTAGGCGATTTCAAGTAGTACCACTAGAGGCTGTAGCTACCTCTGGAACAAGATACTCTTCTTCAATATTTGAAGAAATGGATAGTCATATGAAACAGTGGCTTGACTAA
- a CDS encoding S9 family peptidase, with product MITFKKPDVEQFFRTFAIQNFAVSPDETQLTFSTNLSGKYNLWAMDLPNQFPYPLTFVDQSNQELVYDKEGKFIIAGFDKDGDENTQLYALQTQGGELKPLRTLEGHRHMGPILSKDGKRLFYTSTKDNPMYLNTYCYNLENGEESVINEGSEAATYLMDVSPNEDSQVYWRHFANTNTRAYVLNNGNFVQLTPETDKQHTVTGVVFTSDTETYLLTNHDEDLTYLAKYDLTSGEFTKVLALDKEDLNNVKFNKEQNKLYFTSSKGVEDFLYEYDLATGETTAIETPTSVIEKLVVTKAGNLYVLGRSATRPFNIYKKTSTTKEWQACTNYGVPGVAEEELVDPEVLTYPSFDGLEIEALFFKAKEDVSNGHVILWPHGGPQAAERKSFRALFQFLVNRGYSLFAPNFRGSSNYGLAFMKMVEGDWGHGPRLDNIEGLEYLIKNGYADREKILLMGGSFGGYMALLLHGRHAEYFKAVVDIFGPSDLFSFIDSVPEHWKPAMAQWVGDPVKDKEKLIEYSPITHLDGMVKPMLVIQGANDPRVVKAESDKIVQALQNKGINVEYLVLEDEGHGFSKKENEIKVNRTILEFFDRFI from the coding sequence ATGATTACTTTTAAAAAACCAGATGTAGAACAATTTTTTAGAACGTTTGCGATTCAAAATTTTGCGGTAAGTCCAGATGAGACGCAATTAACTTTTAGTACGAATTTAAGTGGAAAGTATAATCTTTGGGCAATGGATTTACCTAACCAATTTCCCTACCCACTGACGTTTGTTGACCAAAGCAATCAAGAGCTTGTGTATGATAAGGAAGGTAAATTTATTATTGCTGGCTTTGATAAAGATGGAGATGAAAATACACAATTATATGCTCTTCAAACACAGGGTGGCGAATTAAAACCACTTCGAACACTTGAAGGACATCGCCATATGGGTCCAATTCTTTCAAAGGATGGAAAGAGATTATTTTACACTTCAACAAAAGACAATCCGATGTATTTAAATACATATTGCTATAATCTTGAGAACGGTGAAGAGTCAGTTATAAACGAGGGAAGTGAAGCGGCTACTTATTTAATGGATGTGAGTCCCAATGAAGACAGCCAAGTTTATTGGAGACACTTCGCCAATACGAACACACGTGCTTATGTGTTGAATAATGGCAATTTCGTTCAACTAACGCCAGAAACTGATAAACAGCACACAGTTACAGGTGTAGTATTTACTAGTGATACGGAAACATATTTACTCACAAACCACGACGAAGATTTAACATACTTGGCTAAGTATGATCTTACTTCTGGAGAATTTACAAAAGTATTAGCTCTTGACAAAGAAGATTTGAATAACGTCAAATTTAATAAAGAGCAAAATAAGCTATACTTTACGAGTTCAAAAGGTGTTGAAGACTTCTTATATGAATATGATTTAGCTACAGGAGAGACAACTGCTATTGAAACGCCTACTAGTGTTATTGAAAAGCTAGTTGTAACAAAAGCTGGGAACTTATATGTACTAGGTCGTTCTGCAACACGCCCATTCAATATTTACAAAAAAACTTCTACTACTAAAGAGTGGCAAGCATGCACAAATTACGGTGTGCCAGGGGTAGCTGAAGAAGAATTAGTCGATCCTGAAGTGCTTACATATCCTTCTTTTGATGGATTAGAAATTGAAGCGCTTTTCTTTAAGGCAAAAGAAGATGTTAGTAATGGACATGTCATTCTATGGCCTCACGGTGGTCCACAAGCTGCTGAGCGTAAATCATTCAGAGCGCTATTCCAATTCTTAGTAAATCGTGGTTATAGTCTTTTTGCTCCGAACTTCCGTGGTTCGTCTAACTATGGATTAGCATTTATGAAAATGGTTGAAGGTGACTGGGGACATGGCCCAAGACTTGATAATATTGAAGGGTTAGAGTACCTCATTAAAAATGGTTACGCAGACCGTGAGAAAATCTTATTAATGGGTGGTAGCTTCGGTGGCTACATGGCTTTACTATTACATGGGCGTCACGCTGAGTATTTTAAAGCTGTTGTTGATATATTTGGACCAAGTGACTTATTCTCATTTATTGATTCAGTTCCCGAGCACTGGAAGCCTGCAATGGCACAATGGGTAGGAGATCCTGTTAAGGATAAAGAGAAACTAATTGAATATTCTCCAATCACTCATTTAGATGGTATGGTCAAACCAATGCTAGTTATTCAAGGTGCAAATGACCCTCGAGTTGTTAAGGCTGAATCAGATAAAATCGTTCAAGCACTTCAAAATAAAGGAATTAATGTAGAATACCTCGTCCTAGAAGATGAGGGTCATGGCTTCTCGAAAAAAGAGAATGAAATAAAAGTAAACAGAACGATTCTTGAGTTCTTTGATCGTTTTATTTAA
- a CDS encoding peptidoglycan hydrolase, whose protein sequence is MSRIETHKQNGIKTSTIVVGLIASLVLISTSLFFFIYPFPSEEKVNYTSKEHPIIYKGEMLEEEALIKDNIVYLPLTFFKEHIDDSFVMDVETNSIIIATTDKVIQMPTDSLTYLVNEQPFKVEIPVVLENEEIPYIALEPLKNLYPVQIEHLEVSGVVIVRKHGESILYGTVNVEQKVDDLRLRLKTSLTSPYVAEVSEKEQVEIIREENSFYYTRKENGLAGYLPKDSITLANTQIVTVEYENVKKPHPAIQWPINVTWEAVYSVNPDVKKLPQMTGVNVVSPTWFHLENNEGDISNLGSIEYVNWAKSRNYQVWGLFSNDFDPDKTHEAFKNYETRMKMVRQLLQYAEMYKLDGINIDIENVRSADGPLVTQFVREATPYFHQAGLIVSMDITFISNSEMWSKFYEREKLAEIVDYMMIMAYDEHWGTSPVAGSVASLPWVESNLQELLKVVPHDRLILGVPLYARIWKEQDTEGGNIEVSSKAYSMDAIQKWIKERNLTPTYDEASGQNYVEYRNVEEKATYKIWIEDELSLHKRGQLVHKYNLAGVATWSRFFANDLGWSTLDDSLKRLEVTTEKNK, encoded by the coding sequence ATGTCGAGAATTGAAACACATAAACAGAATGGAATTAAAACTTCTACAATCGTAGTGGGGTTAATTGCTTCACTCGTACTGATATCTACAAGTCTATTTTTCTTTATCTATCCATTCCCATCAGAAGAAAAAGTGAACTATACAAGCAAGGAGCACCCAATCATATATAAGGGAGAAATGTTGGAAGAAGAGGCTTTAATAAAGGATAACATTGTTTATTTACCTCTTACATTTTTTAAAGAACATATTGATGACTCGTTTGTAATGGATGTAGAAACGAACTCAATCATTATTGCAACAACTGATAAAGTTATTCAAATGCCTACGGATTCATTGACCTATTTAGTGAATGAACAACCTTTCAAGGTAGAGATACCAGTTGTTCTTGAAAACGAGGAGATTCCATATATTGCTTTAGAGCCGCTTAAAAATCTATACCCGGTTCAAATTGAGCACCTTGAAGTTTCCGGTGTAGTTATTGTAAGGAAGCATGGTGAATCTATCCTTTATGGAACAGTCAATGTGGAACAAAAAGTAGACGATCTTAGACTAAGATTAAAAACTAGTTTAACTAGTCCTTACGTTGCAGAGGTTTCCGAGAAAGAACAAGTTGAAATAATTAGAGAAGAAAACAGTTTTTATTATACTCGTAAAGAAAATGGTTTGGCAGGTTATTTACCCAAAGATTCTATCACTCTAGCAAACACACAAATTGTTACAGTTGAATATGAGAATGTAAAAAAACCACACCCTGCCATTCAGTGGCCAATTAATGTAACTTGGGAAGCTGTTTATTCAGTGAATCCGGACGTGAAGAAGCTTCCTCAAATGACAGGTGTAAACGTTGTTTCACCTACTTGGTTCCATTTGGAAAATAATGAAGGTGATATCTCAAATCTTGGTTCAATTGAGTATGTGAACTGGGCAAAGTCTCGAAACTATCAAGTCTGGGGCCTCTTTTCGAATGACTTTGATCCAGATAAAACCCATGAAGCGTTTAAAAACTATGAAACTAGAATGAAGATGGTTAGACAGCTTCTTCAATATGCTGAAATGTACAAGCTAGATGGCATTAATATAGATATTGAAAACGTTCGTTCAGCTGACGGACCACTTGTTACTCAATTTGTAAGAGAGGCAACACCATACTTTCATCAAGCAGGCTTAATTGTGTCAATGGACATTACCTTTATATCAAATAGTGAAATGTGGTCCAAATTTTATGAACGAGAAAAGCTAGCTGAAATTGTCGACTATATGATGATTATGGCCTACGATGAACATTGGGGAACATCTCCTGTAGCGGGAAGTGTTGCAAGCTTACCATGGGTTGAGAGCAATTTGCAGGAGCTTTTAAAAGTTGTACCACACGACCGACTTATATTAGGTGTGCCTCTATATGCAAGGATTTGGAAAGAACAAGATACAGAGGGTGGAAATATCGAAGTTTCGTCAAAGGCTTATAGCATGGATGCTATTCAAAAGTGGATAAAAGAGCGAAACTTAACACCGACGTATGATGAAGCCTCTGGTCAGAATTATGTAGAATATCGAAATGTAGAAGAGAAAGCGACCTATAAGATTTGGATTGAAGATGAGCTTTCACTTCATAAAAGAGGACAGTTAGTTCATAAATATAATCTTGCAGGAGTTGCAACCTGGTCAAGGTTCTTTGCAAATGACTTAGGATGGTCAACACTGGATGATTCTTTAAAAAGACTTGAGGTAACAACTGAAAAAAATAAATAA
- a CDS encoding GGDEF domain-containing protein, which yields MSQHLTKFERFKQRLYLWVLPLLIVALISPFVNWDGTLGFYEYTVLFLITWYVFIWILIFKGYAFRVIELATLVINSILHLITTYRVTNSAALENHHSPGSVGYWTTLIYIYIFITLYGKVGVIYSFSLWLLTLVVTLAFWDNLLFDYKSHFSQYMLANLVYILFLFSARKMIRNYTKAEILEEMAYQDQLTGIGNRRHLYNTIEELIQKGNTNFSVIFFDIDRFKKVNDVFGHTTGDQVLVEFTTLISQELSKDDYFGRWGGEEFVIVSKHPIEDTIKLAEKLREVVENNSFTEIGNLTSSFGVEQYKIGDNAETIVDRADKALYNAKEEGRNRVCVYKD from the coding sequence ATGTCACAACATCTAACAAAATTTGAACGTTTTAAACAACGTCTTTATTTATGGGTATTACCATTGTTAATAGTGGCCCTAATAAGTCCATTTGTTAATTGGGATGGTACGCTAGGATTCTATGAATATACTGTGTTATTTCTAATAACTTGGTATGTTTTTATTTGGATTCTCATTTTTAAAGGGTATGCGTTTCGTGTCATTGAACTTGCGACATTGGTCATAAACAGTATTCTTCATTTAATTACAACCTATAGGGTTACTAACAGTGCAGCACTAGAAAATCATCATTCTCCAGGTAGTGTGGGATACTGGACGACACTCATCTATATTTATATTTTTATTACACTTTACGGTAAAGTTGGAGTTATATATTCATTTAGTTTATGGCTACTCACGTTGGTTGTTACTTTAGCATTTTGGGACAACTTATTATTCGACTATAAAAGTCATTTCTCACAATATATGCTAGCAAATTTAGTCTATATCTTATTTTTGTTCTCTGCTAGGAAGATGATTAGAAATTATACAAAAGCTGAAATTCTTGAGGAAATGGCCTATCAGGATCAATTAACGGGTATAGGAAACAGAAGACATTTATATAACACGATTGAAGAGTTGATTCAGAAAGGCAATACAAATTTTTCGGTTATCTTTTTCGATATTGATCGATTTAAGAAGGTAAATGATGTATTTGGTCATACGACAGGCGACCAAGTACTTGTTGAGTTTACCACTCTTATCTCACAGGAATTAAGTAAAGATGACTATTTCGGACGTTGGGGTGGAGAGGAGTTTGTCATTGTTTCAAAGCACCCTATAGAAGATACGATTAAATTAGCCGAAAAACTAAGGGAAGTAGTAGAAAACAATTCTTTTACAGAAATAGGTAACCTAACTTCAAGCTTTGGTGTTGAGCAATATAAAATTGGTGATAATGCAGAAACAATAGTAGATCGTGCTGATAAAGCATTGTATAACGCAAAAGAAGAAGGGCGTAACAGAGTTTGTGTGTATAAGGATTAA
- the plsY gene encoding glycerol-3-phosphate 1-O-acyltransferase PlsY has protein sequence MLEAFVIILAYLLGSIPSALIVGKIGYGIDIREHGSGNLGGTNTFRTLGVKAGLIVTIADILKGTLAAALPILVGVDLHPLLVGVIAVIGHVYPVFAKFKGGKAVATSGGLLLFYSPILFITMLLVFFICLYISKYVSLSSMLTGIYGVIYSIFFGDLPLIIVLSLLAAFVIFKHIANIKRIINKTEPKIKWL, from the coding sequence ATACTAGAAGCTTTCGTAATTATCCTTGCATACTTACTAGGTTCAATACCCTCTGCGCTAATTGTTGGTAAGATTGGGTACGGGATTGATATTCGTGAACATGGTAGCGGAAATTTAGGGGGAACAAATACGTTTCGTACTTTAGGTGTGAAAGCGGGATTAATTGTAACAATAGCTGATATACTAAAAGGTACTTTGGCAGCAGCATTACCAATACTAGTAGGTGTAGACCTTCATCCATTACTAGTTGGGGTCATTGCCGTCATTGGACATGTATATCCTGTTTTTGCAAAATTTAAAGGTGGAAAAGCAGTAGCAACATCTGGTGGATTGCTCTTATTTTATAGCCCTATTCTTTTTATAACGATGCTACTTGTCTTCTTTATCTGTTTATACATATCAAAGTACGTTTCACTTTCATCCATGCTAACAGGTATCTATGGTGTCATCTATAGTATATTCTTTGGAGACCTTCCTTTAATTATTGTCCTATCCTTACTTGCGGCATTTGTGATTTTTAAACACATAGCTAACATTAAACGAATTATCAACAAAACAGAACCTAAAATTAAGTGGCTCTAA
- a CDS encoding CoA-binding protein, whose translation MTINIPSREEIGKILKESKRIAVVGLSENPEKTSYMVSKAMQDAGYEIIPVNPTAKEVLGVKAVKTLKEIEGHVDIVNVFRRSEHLFDVAKEFAEIDADVYWAQLGLVNEEAYHFLKEKGYTVIMDRCIKVEHALTK comes from the coding sequence ATGACAATTAACATCCCGTCAAGAGAAGAGATTGGTAAAATACTTAAAGAAAGTAAACGAATTGCGGTTGTTGGTTTATCGGAAAATCCAGAGAAAACATCTTATATGGTTAGCAAAGCAATGCAGGATGCTGGCTATGAGATTATTCCTGTAAATCCGACGGCTAAAGAAGTGCTCGGTGTAAAAGCAGTGAAGACTCTTAAAGAAATTGAGGGTCACGTGGATATTGTTAACGTTTTCCGTAGGTCCGAACATTTGTTCGATGTAGCTAAGGAGTTTGCAGAAATCGATGCAGATGTGTATTGGGCGCAATTAGGGCTTGTAAATGAAGAGGCTTATCATTTTCTGAAAGAAAAAGGATACACAGTAATTATGGATCGATGCATAAAAGTAGAGCACGCACTGACGAAATAG
- a CDS encoding MFS transporter: MIKLLFKLHPIISFLLIGALFSRIANSMSMPFLAIYLAKQTDLSPLMIGVIIGAAPLASTVTGILGGYLSDKFGRKLIMLVSIYSWGFVFIGFAFANDPIIFLLLSILNGVCKAFFEPVSQALMGDLTEQKLRQRVFSLRYTALNAGVAIGPLLGVFIGLSSSGIGFILTGTFYFLYSIVLHMIIRKLSIPVQTSKTVHSMKESFLIMKEDRVLMYFILGACITQIAFAQFAPLSHHMSITFEKGVIYFGWMMTTNALVVVVAQFPLSSIFERFSTITGVYVGNGLYAIGGLGFAFSNTLTEMIFSMIIFTLGEVLCFPAGTILIDKLAPNHLRGSYYGALNFTELGRFIGPTLGMFLYSTMNISWLFTIIFILLLVSSLIYMVGNHVWMKQIKQNSMTEEAPLTPYKNIDAI, from the coding sequence GTGATTAAATTATTGTTTAAGCTTCACCCGATTATTTCATTTTTACTTATTGGTGCTTTATTTTCCAGGATTGCTAATTCAATGAGCATGCCCTTTTTGGCAATTTATTTGGCCAAACAAACTGATTTAAGTCCATTGATGATAGGTGTGATAATTGGAGCCGCTCCCTTAGCTAGTACAGTCACTGGTATCTTAGGGGGCTATCTGTCAGATAAGTTTGGAAGAAAACTAATAATGCTTGTATCTATATATTCATGGGGTTTTGTCTTCATAGGTTTTGCGTTTGCTAACGATCCTATCATCTTTTTATTATTAAGTATTCTTAATGGTGTGTGTAAAGCCTTTTTTGAACCCGTGTCCCAGGCCTTAATGGGAGATTTAACAGAGCAAAAATTAAGACAAAGGGTATTTTCTTTAAGGTACACTGCATTAAATGCTGGGGTTGCAATAGGTCCATTACTTGGTGTCTTTATTGGGTTATCTTCAAGTGGAATAGGATTTATCCTAACCGGAACCTTTTATTTCCTATATTCAATTGTTTTACATATGATCATTCGTAAACTTTCTATACCTGTACAAACGAGTAAGACAGTTCACTCTATGAAGGAATCTTTCTTGATCATGAAAGAAGATAGAGTGTTAATGTATTTTATATTAGGAGCATGTATTACACAAATTGCTTTTGCTCAATTTGCCCCATTATCCCATCATATGAGTATAACTTTTGAAAAAGGTGTAATCTATTTTGGGTGGATGATGACAACAAATGCATTAGTAGTAGTCGTTGCACAGTTCCCACTTTCTTCGATATTTGAACGCTTTTCAACCATTACAGGGGTATATGTTGGTAATGGGCTATATGCCATTGGAGGATTAGGGTTTGCTTTTTCGAATACTTTAACAGAGATGATATTCTCTATGATAATCTTTACACTAGGCGAAGTACTATGTTTTCCTGCTGGAACAATTTTAATAGACAAATTGGCACCAAATCACTTACGTGGGAGTTATTACGGTGCATTGAATTTTACTGAGTTAGGACGGTTTATTGGACCTACATTAGGTATGTTTTTATACTCTACTATGAATATTTCTTGGCTTTTTACCATTATATTTATCTTATTGTTAGTAAGTAGCCTAATTTATATGGTAGGAAATCATGTATGGATGAAGCAAATAAAACAGAATTCAATGACTGAAGAGGCTCCTTTAACTCCCTACAAAAATATTGATGCTATATAA